The genomic region GCGGTCAATACTCTTATCTACGAGCATGTTCACGTGATCGCGTCGGCCCCAGTCGCCGACCACAAGGTGGTGTTCGATCTCGATGACATTGACCGGCGGCTGCTCATCGCGCTCGATGACGACGGGCGGAAGACCTATCGCGACCTGGGTGGCATTGTTGACCTGTCGGCAAGCGCGGTGATGAAACGGGTGCATCGAATGATCGCCTCAGGCATCGTGCGCGTCGCGGCAGTACCGAGACGGGACGAGCAGGCCGGCACCCAGACAGTGACTATGGGCGTCGGCATCAATGTCCGAGGGAATCCCAATCACACCGCACGGGCGCTACTTTCGCTGCCTTCGCTCGAATTCGCCGCGACAACCATCGGTCGATACGACCTGTTGCTCACCATCTCGTCTGGATCGCTGGCTGAGTTGCGCCAGCAGCTGGATGAGATCCACGCCCGTGCCGAGGTTGCCAGCATCGAGACCT from Mycolicibacterium sp. YH-1 harbors:
- a CDS encoding Lrp/AsnC family transcriptional regulator — protein: MEIDPLGTHMIRLLKRDGRASMAEVSTELGVPRARAQKVFNRLVASRQVRFSTVIAPNVDDPSVRAHISIWAVGKVHPVIDVLRINPAVRFLSTIAGLHSVIVECVATNHAVLQDLLSEIRSAQGVEAVNTLIYEHVHVIASAPVADHKVVFDLDDIDRRLLIALDDDGRKTYRDLGGIVDLSASAVMKRVHRMIASGIVRVAAVPRRDEQAGTQTVTMGVGINVRGNPNHTARALLSLPSLEFAATTIGRYDLLLTISSGSLAELRQQLDEIHARAEVASIETWVHLQILREEYGLNADQLNKIHPSRHL